A genomic segment from Propionibacteriaceae bacterium ZF39 encodes:
- the hisB gene encoding imidazoleglycerol-phosphate dehydratase HisB has product MTNRIAEAERNTSESRVRVKLDLDGTGVSTISTGVGFYDHLLTSLSKHSLIDLEVEASGDVWIDAHHVVEDTAIVLGQALREALGDKRGIRRFGDAMVPLDEALAQCVVDIAGRPYCVHSGEPEAQAYVLIGGGPWPDGRPGTPYVGSMTRHVVETLALNAGICIHLRLLDGRDPHHIVEAQIKALARALRDAIEPDARATGVPSTKGAL; this is encoded by the coding sequence ATGACCAACCGCATCGCCGAAGCCGAACGCAACACCTCCGAATCCCGCGTGCGGGTGAAGCTCGACCTCGATGGCACGGGCGTTTCCACGATCTCGACGGGTGTCGGGTTCTATGATCACCTGCTCACCTCGCTCAGCAAGCATTCCCTCATCGATCTCGAGGTCGAGGCCTCGGGCGATGTCTGGATCGACGCGCATCACGTCGTCGAGGACACCGCCATCGTGCTGGGACAGGCGCTGCGCGAGGCGCTGGGCGACAAGCGGGGCATTCGCCGGTTCGGTGATGCGATGGTTCCGCTCGACGAGGCCCTGGCCCAGTGCGTGGTCGACATCGCGGGCCGGCCCTATTGCGTACATTCGGGCGAGCCCGAGGCCCAGGCCTATGTCCTGATCGGCGGGGGACCGTGGCCGGACGGCCGTCCGGGTACGCCCTATGTCGGCTCCATGACCCGCCATGTGGTCGAGACCCTGGCGCTCAACGCCGGCATCTGCATTCATCTGCGGCTGCTGGACGGTCGCGATCCGCACCACATCGTCGAGGCCCAGATCAAGGCCCTGGCCCGGGCGCTGCGGGACGCGATCGAGCCCGATGCCCGCGCGACCGGCGTACCCAGCACGAAGGGCGCCCTGTGA
- the hisH gene encoding imidazole glycerol phosphate synthase subunit HisH: protein MTRVVILDYGSGNLRSALRALARTGVSVELTADPEQALAADGLVVPGVGAFASCMAGLAQIGGVDVIRERVAQGRPLLGICVGYQILFESGIEHGVESAGCGILPGTVERLDARRLPHMGWNTVEAPAGSVLFEGVEGQRFYFVHSYGVRDDSALTGGITRTVHEHDRFVAAVEQGPVSGTQFHPEKSGNAGARVLKNWVESLP from the coding sequence GTGACGCGCGTCGTCATCCTGGACTATGGCTCAGGCAATCTGCGCTCCGCGCTCCGCGCTCTGGCTCGCACGGGCGTGTCCGTCGAGCTGACGGCCGATCCTGAGCAGGCTTTGGCAGCCGATGGGCTCGTCGTGCCCGGGGTCGGCGCGTTCGCTTCCTGCATGGCGGGGCTGGCGCAGATCGGGGGCGTAGACGTGATCCGGGAGCGGGTGGCCCAGGGGCGGCCGCTCCTCGGGATCTGTGTCGGCTATCAGATTCTCTTCGAGTCCGGGATCGAGCACGGTGTCGAGAGTGCCGGTTGCGGCATTCTGCCGGGGACGGTCGAACGTCTCGATGCCCGCCGCCTGCCACACATGGGGTGGAACACAGTGGAGGCCCCGGCGGGGTCCGTGCTGTTCGAGGGTGTCGAGGGCCAACGGTTCTATTTCGTCCACTCCTATGGGGTTCGCGACGACTCGGCACTCACGGGTGGCATCACCCGGACGGTGCACGAGCACGATCGTTTCGTGGCTGCGGTCGAGCAGGGACCCGTGAGCGGAACCCAGTTCCATCCGGAAAAGTCCGGAAACGCCGGTGCACGCGTCCTGAAGAACTGGGTGGAATCTTTGCCCTGA
- the hisD gene encoding histidinol dehydrogenase → MRGRLAAGETLDYRRIVPRAPFDVAAAMAAVAPVCEDVATRGLDALTELSEKFDGVVPEHFRVPAEALAEAEAQLDPEVRAAFEVAIERRRVVAQAERGDDSVAVDVAPGARVIHKTIPVNRVGLYVPGGLAPLSSSVIMNVVPAQVAGVKSIAVTSPPQKEFGGLPHPSILALCRILGVEEVYAVGGAQAVAMFAYGVPGLCEPVDLVTGPGNIYVVAAKRLLKGRIGIDSEAGPTEIAILADASADPDHVAADLISQAEHDPLAGSVLVTDSPELAERVAAAIEPQIGRTLHQERIRTALTGEQSGIVLVDDLEQGLAVVDAYGAEHLEIHTAGAFDLAQRVTNAGAIFVGTYSPVSLGDYCAGSTHVLPTAGAAAHSSGLTVQSFLRQVHVINYSADALADVKKTVEVFARAENLPAHGAAVTVRFADDPSIS, encoded by the coding sequence CTGCGAGGCCGGCTGGCTGCCGGCGAAACCCTGGACTATCGACGGATCGTCCCCCGTGCGCCCTTCGATGTGGCCGCGGCGATGGCCGCGGTCGCTCCCGTCTGCGAAGACGTGGCGACCCGTGGGCTGGACGCCCTGACCGAGTTGTCCGAGAAGTTCGACGGCGTGGTCCCGGAGCATTTCCGCGTACCGGCGGAGGCCCTCGCCGAGGCCGAGGCCCAGCTCGATCCCGAGGTGCGGGCTGCCTTCGAGGTCGCGATCGAGCGCCGGCGCGTTGTCGCGCAGGCCGAGCGCGGCGATGATTCGGTCGCGGTGGATGTGGCCCCCGGCGCCCGGGTGATCCACAAGACCATCCCGGTCAATCGGGTCGGGCTCTATGTGCCCGGCGGGCTCGCTCCGCTGTCGTCGAGTGTGATCATGAACGTCGTCCCGGCGCAGGTGGCCGGCGTGAAGTCGATCGCTGTCACGTCTCCGCCCCAGAAGGAATTCGGCGGGCTGCCTCACCCGAGCATCCTGGCGCTGTGCCGGATCCTCGGCGTCGAGGAGGTGTACGCCGTGGGCGGCGCCCAGGCTGTGGCGATGTTCGCCTACGGCGTGCCCGGGCTCTGCGAGCCCGTCGACCTCGTCACCGGTCCCGGCAACATCTATGTCGTGGCGGCGAAGCGTCTGTTGAAGGGTCGAATCGGCATCGACTCCGAGGCCGGACCCACCGAGATCGCCATCCTCGCCGACGCGTCGGCCGATCCCGACCACGTGGCGGCCGACCTGATCTCCCAGGCGGAGCACGATCCGCTGGCCGGGTCGGTGCTCGTGACCGATTCCCCCGAGCTCGCCGAGCGCGTCGCTGCGGCGATCGAGCCGCAGATCGGGCGTACGCTCCACCAGGAACGCATCCGAACCGCCCTGACCGGCGAACAGTCCGGGATCGTTCTCGTGGACGACCTGGAACAGGGACTCGCCGTCGTCGATGCCTATGGCGCCGAACACCTCGAGATCCACACCGCCGGTGCCTTCGACCTCGCCCAGCGGGTCACGAATGCCGGGGCCATCTTCGTGGGCACCTATTCGCCGGTCTCACTCGGCGACTATTGCGCCGGGTCGACCCACGTTCTGCCGACGGCGGGCGCGGCGGCCCACAGCTCCGGCCTGACCGTGCAGTCGTTCCTGCGACAAGTCCACGTCATCAACTATTCGGCCGACGCTCTGGCGGACGTGAAGAAAACCGTGGAGGTGTTCGCCCGCGCCGAGAATCTGCCGGCCCACGGGGCAGCCGTGACGGTCCGGTTCGCCGACGATCCCAGCATTTCCTGA
- a CDS encoding histidinol-phosphate transaminase: MTNRAVGLADLPLRPELVGEEPYGAPQLDVPVCLNVNENPYAPSDRVRAEIAEGAARAAGGMNRYPDREATALRTRLAAYLGHGLRLENIWAANGSNEVMTHLLQAFGGPDRSLLTFAPTYSMYPEYARNTHTRYLTEPREADFTIDPARAVAAIEQHRPDVVVITTPNNPTGTATGFDVLRPILDAAPGIVVVDEAYQEFVQPGVPSALELLPDHPRLVVSRTMSKAFAFAGGRLGYLAAGEAVVDACRIVRLPYHLSAVTQAVACVALDNADEMMAHVAELRAGRDDMVDWLTAQGLPVVPTSANFVLFGAFADRHAVWAGLLSDGVLIRETGPAGMLRVSVGTPEEMAAFKTSLRRILDEENTDR; this comes from the coding sequence GTGACCAACCGTGCTGTCGGCCTCGCCGACCTGCCGCTGCGTCCCGAGCTGGTGGGGGAGGAGCCCTATGGCGCCCCCCAGCTCGACGTGCCGGTGTGTCTCAACGTCAACGAGAATCCCTATGCGCCGAGCGACCGCGTGCGCGCCGAGATCGCGGAAGGGGCCGCCCGGGCGGCGGGTGGCATGAATCGCTATCCGGATCGCGAGGCCACCGCTCTCCGGACCCGACTTGCGGCGTACCTCGGGCACGGCCTGCGGCTGGAGAACATCTGGGCGGCCAACGGGTCCAACGAGGTCATGACGCACCTGCTGCAGGCGTTCGGTGGCCCCGACCGGAGCCTGCTCACGTTCGCGCCGACCTATTCGATGTATCCGGAGTACGCCCGCAACACCCACACCCGCTATCTCACCGAGCCGCGCGAGGCCGATTTCACGATCGATCCGGCCAGGGCGGTCGCGGCCATCGAGCAACATCGGCCGGATGTCGTCGTGATCACCACGCCCAACAATCCGACGGGGACGGCGACCGGGTTCGACGTCCTGCGGCCGATCCTGGATGCCGCGCCGGGCATCGTGGTCGTCGACGAGGCCTATCAGGAGTTCGTCCAACCGGGCGTGCCCAGCGCGCTCGAACTGCTGCCCGACCACCCGCGCCTCGTGGTCTCGCGGACCATGAGCAAGGCGTTCGCGTTCGCCGGTGGGCGCCTGGGTTATCTGGCCGCGGGTGAGGCGGTGGTCGATGCGTGCCGGATCGTACGCCTGCCCTATCACCTGTCCGCCGTCACCCAGGCCGTGGCGTGCGTGGCCCTGGACAACGCCGACGAGATGATGGCGCACGTGGCGGAGCTCCGGGCCGGTCGCGATGACATGGTCGATTGGCTTACGGCCCAGGGCCTGCCCGTCGTGCCCACCAGCGCCAACTTCGTGCTGTTCGGTGCCTTCGCCGACCGCCACGCCGTGTGGGCCGGGCTGCTGTCCGATGGCGTACTCATCCGGGAAACCGGACCCGCCGGAATGCTGCGGGTCTCGGTGGGTACGCCCGAGGAGATGGCCGCCTTCAAGACGTCACTGCGACGCATCCTGGACGAGGAGAACACCGACCGATGA
- a CDS encoding YhfC family glutamic-type intramembrane protease, giving the protein MTPPQISTGALLVLGFVGLACVLGPLAVQFVWARRRPWLWAAFAYGALTFAVSQLLTRIPLITSVLPVLPEWQAILANAVLSAVILGFSAGLFEETGRLIVMGTFFKNRRTHADGVSFGLGHGGLEAGALVGLGMLSLAVVGLVVRSGGWASIAGGLPPEAAAGLAQQLEGLTLSGALLGGVERVAAMILHIALSLLILLGLTRGRGVVAWLVAILVHGTVNTGAVLALTVAGLPPAAVEAGLTVVAVGLLIWIIRVRGLFEPDRPRLTESPTGSPPGDGRQGGAGQRD; this is encoded by the coding sequence ATGACACCGCCCCAGATCTCGACCGGCGCACTGCTTGTCCTCGGCTTCGTCGGCCTCGCGTGCGTCCTGGGTCCGCTCGCCGTCCAGTTCGTGTGGGCGCGGCGCCGTCCTTGGCTGTGGGCGGCCTTCGCCTACGGTGCGCTCACCTTCGCCGTGTCACAGCTGCTGACCCGCATCCCGCTGATCACCAGCGTGCTTCCGGTGCTGCCCGAATGGCAGGCCATCCTCGCCAACGCCGTGCTGTCCGCAGTGATCCTCGGGTTCAGTGCCGGCCTGTTCGAGGAGACGGGGCGCCTCATCGTGATGGGGACCTTCTTCAAGAACCGGCGTACGCATGCCGACGGTGTCTCCTTCGGTCTCGGCCACGGGGGTCTGGAGGCCGGGGCGCTCGTGGGCCTCGGCATGCTCAGCCTGGCCGTGGTCGGCCTGGTGGTGCGTTCGGGCGGTTGGGCGAGCATCGCCGGGGGACTGCCGCCCGAGGCAGCCGCCGGGTTGGCTCAACAACTCGAGGGACTCACCCTGAGTGGCGCACTCCTCGGGGGCGTCGAACGAGTGGCCGCGATGATTCTGCACATCGCGCTGAGCCTGCTGATTCTCCTCGGGCTCACGCGCGGACGCGGGGTCGTGGCCTGGTTGGTCGCGATTCTGGTCCACGGCACCGTCAACACCGGCGCCGTCCTGGCCCTGACGGTCGCGGGCCTGCCGCCGGCCGCGGTCGAGGCCGGGCTCACCGTCGTCGCGGTCGGCCTGCTGATCTGGATCATCCGCGTCCGCGGGCTGTTCGAACCTGATCGCCCCCGACTCACTGAGTCGCCCACGGGGTCACCCCCGGGCGATGGCCGCCAGGGTGGCGCGGGTCAGCGCGACTAG
- a CDS encoding DUF554 domain-containing protein: MFIGFGTAVNIATVVVGAGIGMALGHRLPQRTRDTVTDSLGLVTLLIGALTTMDVTSTALSDRVGTSAPILIVLGSLLIGGIIGSLADLEARLEKLGDWLRWRIVREPAADGDTDGIDPETGAAHLSSRERFIEGFVSASLLFCIGPLTILGSLSDGLGRGADQLILKAVLDGFASIAFAASLGVGVMLSALVVAVVQGGLTLIGFLAGDFLPEAHLMALTGTGGLMLIAVGLRLLNIRQIPVGNLLPALVIAPLLVQVVVMAR; encoded by the coding sequence ATGTTCATCGGTTTCGGAACTGCGGTCAACATCGCCACGGTCGTGGTCGGCGCCGGGATAGGCATGGCGCTGGGCCACCGGCTCCCCCAGCGCACCCGCGACACCGTCACCGATTCCCTCGGCCTGGTCACGCTGCTCATCGGAGCGCTCACCACCATGGACGTCACCTCGACGGCCCTGTCCGACCGGGTCGGCACCTCGGCCCCGATCCTCATCGTGCTCGGGTCGCTGCTCATCGGCGGCATCATCGGATCCCTCGCCGACCTCGAGGCCCGCCTCGAGAAACTGGGTGACTGGCTGCGGTGGCGCATCGTCCGGGAGCCGGCTGCAGACGGTGACACCGATGGAATCGATCCCGAGACCGGGGCCGCCCACCTGTCCTCGCGCGAACGCTTCATCGAGGGCTTCGTGTCGGCGTCCCTGCTGTTCTGCATCGGCCCCCTCACGATTCTGGGCTCGCTCTCCGACGGGCTCGGCCGGGGTGCGGACCAGTTGATCCTCAAGGCGGTTCTGGACGGGTTCGCGTCGATCGCGTTCGCCGCGTCCCTCGGCGTCGGGGTCATGCTGTCGGCGCTGGTCGTGGCCGTGGTGCAGGGCGGCCTCACACTGATCGGGTTCCTCGCGGGCGACTTCCTCCCCGAGGCCCACCTCATGGCCCTCACCGGCACCGGCGGACTCATGCTGATCGCGGTCGGTCTGCGCCTGCTCAACATCCGCCAGATCCCGGTCGGCAACCTCCTGCCGGCCCTGGTGATCGCTCCCCTGCTCGTGCAGGTCGTCGTCATGGCACGCTGA
- the ybaK gene encoding Cys-tRNA(Pro) deacylase, with protein sequence MAKKSSGRGAGTPATTALDRAGVAYALLPYDHDPDNRHFGEEASAALGIDPERMFKTLLVDCSGEVVVAVVPVAGMLDTKALAEAVGAKKAVLVEPADAERITGMVVGGISPLGQKRALRTVVDAGAQAFDTICVSAGRRGLQLELAPADLVALTRATLAAIARG encoded by the coding sequence ATGGCAAAGAAGTCAAGCGGCCGCGGTGCGGGTACGCCGGCCACCACAGCCCTGGACCGGGCGGGGGTGGCGTACGCCCTGTTGCCCTATGACCACGATCCCGACAACCGCCACTTCGGCGAGGAAGCCTCGGCCGCCCTCGGGATCGACCCGGAGCGCATGTTCAAGACGCTACTGGTGGATTGCTCGGGCGAGGTGGTCGTCGCCGTGGTGCCCGTTGCCGGGATGCTCGACACCAAGGCACTGGCCGAAGCCGTGGGAGCGAAGAAAGCGGTGCTGGTCGAGCCCGCGGACGCCGAACGGATCACCGGCATGGTGGTCGGCGGAATCTCTCCCCTGGGCCAGAAGCGCGCACTGCGCACGGTCGTGGATGCAGGTGCCCAGGCGTTCGACACCATCTGCGTGTCCGCCGGGCGTCGGGGCCTGCAACTCGAGCTGGCGCCCGCTGATCTAGTCGCGCTGACCCGCGCCACCCTGGCGGCCATCGCCCGGGGGTGA